TTTGAAGGTACTAACTAAACATAGTcatgtttattatttaatagcaccaaattttaaaatcagaTATTGACATATAGtgacaaaatatatttatttagtgtCTTGTCAAAAAATTAAAGGTAATATATTAGACATGAGAGATGAGGCACATATTATTATTACGTAATTGAAGACAAAATTTCActttcaattctcatcaccagcAACTTCATAAATAAATACTAGTGTCTTAATAACAGAACAAATTACATATATTCATTTGTATATGTGTCTTTTTGTTCGTATCTTTAGTAATCTAAGGCTTTATTTGGTTATATCTTAGACATAGATATAAACACTGAGACATATATTAAGAAAATACAAACACAAAATACATGtacacatattttatatttggtaaaataaatatacaaaatattaaaaaattcataatactATCATTTTCTACTTTCACCACCATCACCACACAAACTTTTAATCCACCATCACCTATTTTTCTCCTTCACCGCCATTCATATAACCAAAAGTAAATTATCTAGATATTAAAAAGTTCTAATAATTTCAACAATAaattcaataatattaaaaaaacaacaGAGATGAATAACAAAGAATAATTTAAACtttgttttagaaaaaaaaggaaaataaagaaaaaagcagAAAGAAGGAAGAATGGACAGAGAGCAGAATCAGAGAGAGCAACAATGACAAACCaaagagaaagagggagagagagagagagagagagagacggtgGCGGCAGCGAGGAGGAACAGAAGGTAGCGGATGTGCACAAAGAAAGAGGAGATGCCACAGATCTAAACCAAGGTGGTTCAAagtgttaatgttgcaagtgtgaggagtgcatGAAGTTAatcccacatcaaagaaaataaagaagagtgaggagtttataagatgagagacccattaacttaataccttaaggttttgagttggatctggtgtcttctcatcttatgttatctcacttgattccttCCCGAAATCTCCCCGGTGGTCGAGAGCTCCCTACGATGgccccaacaagtggtatcagagccggtggttaatcggtctggtggttttaaggggtattcaaggtgaagcatcgaaagtctttCGGGCAGTGTGTCCCGCGGTGTTTTGCAGCGGTGTGATGGATGAATACTCATggttagggctggaagtgagtcaagccagctcatgagccagctcgagctcgactcgttaatagTTCGATAAGCTGAGCTCGTGAGctggtgagccgagcttgagcttggaattgagctcataaattaaatgagccgagcttgagcttggataagctcagctcattagcttgTGAGCtagctcgattatatatatatatatatatatatatatatatatatatatatatatatatatatatatatatataatctatattttaatattatatatatacattaaaataataatatataattttacatatatattttgatttattcGTTTGTCAATACAAAGAAAATTGTGAGTTCCCAAAATGAATTTTTATCAAGTTCCTAGTTTGTATTTTTTAGGGAACAGAATATATAATTAATTGTGTGGTCTactcatttaaatttttaataaattagaaaccCAAAAGATAAAGAAACCTAAAGCCTAAAGGGAtaaaaatcatgaaataaagtGTGGGGGACTGGCGGAGGTGGTACAGAGTACCTTACTACCTTTATAATCACAATATCACGAATCACAATGGTCATTAGTCAATAATAATAAACAGAGAGCCAGAGAAGAATAGAAAGAGTTTTTCCCAAAAGAAAACCTCTTGACTTGTAGTGAATCGGTGATTTACTTTATTCTCTCAAATAGCAAATTAGTTTGTTCGTCGATCTACTTTGAAGTTTCATCTTTTGTTTTTGGGAATCAATTATCAagtaagttatattttttatgttctttcaatttttgtttttatctttttgttgattttttttaatctttagagttattttttattgattgttcaacacatttattttttttattgacagTATTATGAAAATTTCTGAACCTGGAAATCAATTGTTAGTGTCTGCTTCAAATGAAAACACAAATAATATACAAAATGAAGAACTACTTCTTTCTATTGATGGAATATCATCACCAGAAATACAAGTAGAACTTGAAGCAGAAGCATTAGACAACAATGAAGGAGAAAATCAaaatggagaagatgaagaggCAGAAGACAATGAAGATGAAGGTGTTATTCACAATAATAAAAGGAAGAAAACCTCCTTTGTCTGGCAACATTTTAAAGAAGTGAAATTGTCTAATGGGATTGTGAAGAATCAATGTGTTCATTGCAAAAGAAAATATGCAGTAACTGACTCAAAAGCTACAAGTCAATTGAATAGGCATTTGAAGAACAATTGTCCTGGCTACAGAAAAATGATGTtggcaaaacaaaaaaaattgaactttCCTCAAAGCAATTCAGCAGAGCATCCAAATGTCATTGGTCCTATGTTAGTAACTCCTGGTGGAAAGTATGATCATGCAAGACAAAGAGAAGCAACATCACATTGGTTAATGATGCACGAGCATTCATTCAGCATTGTTGAAGAATTTGGTTTTTTATTGATGATGAAGTGCAATAATACTTCTTATGAGAAAATTGGTAGAAAAACGCTGAAAAGTGATTGTCTCAAAGTATATGAAGCTGAAAAGAAGAAGTTAAAGGCAAGTTTAAAAGATGTGAGTAAAATCAGTTTAACTACTGATTTGTGGAAATCACAGAACCAGAAAATTGAGTATATGGTTATCACAGGTCATTACGTTGATACAAATTGGGTACTGCAAAAATGAGTTCTTAGTTTTGTTCATGTTCCTCCACCTCGACGTGGTGTTGATATTGCAGATGCCATTTTCAAATGTCTTATTGAATGGGGTATCGAATCAAAGATTTATTCTATATCTGTAGATAATGCATCCTATAATGACTCATGCTTAAGGACATTGAAGGACATGATTTCAAGGCATAGAAAATTGCTTTGTGGAGGAAAGTTGTTTCATGTGCGATGTTGTGCACACATCTTAAACTTACTCGTTCAAGATGGATTGGGAGAAATAgcaggaacaattgaaaatataCGTGAAAGTGTGAAGTTTATCAATCAGTCTGAGGCAAGGTTGCGTACATTCTCCGATATTGTTCAACAATTGCAACTTCCTGggagaaaattgattcttgactgTCCTACACGATGGAATTCAACTTATCAAATGATATCTATAGCATTGCACTTTAAGGAAGTCTTCCCTCGATTCCAAGATCGTGAGCCAAATTATAGATATCTTCCTAACCATGAAGAATGGGAAAAAGTTGAAAAAATAGCTGAAGTTCTACAAGTGATCAATTGTGCAACCAATATCATATCTGGAAGTGAATATCCTACTGCCAACCTTTATCTTGCTGAGGTATTTCGcattaaattaattttggatgAAGCTGTTAGCAGTGGACCTTTTTTCATGAAGGAAATGGCTGCCAAAATGAAATTGAAGTTTGATAAATATTGGAGTGAATGTAACCTTCTCATGGCTGTTGCTACTGTTTTGGATCCCAGATGCAAATTGACAGGTCTTAAAATGTGCTTTCAACAGATATATGGGCAAGAAGCTACAAGAAATATGACATTGGTGCATCAAATCTTGACAGAAATGTATCAAGAGTATGTCATTCTATCCAATGAGCAAGAAGGATCAACTTCATCGAGTGCAAGTGGTGAAAGTAGTATCAACTCTACAATGCAAAGTTCAAACTCCTCACAAACTGGGTGGTcaataatgataaattttgtgAAGGATGAAGAAGCAGTTCCAGCTTTAAAATCTGAATTAGAGACTTACTTGGATGAACCAAAATATTTTCAAAGAGAACATGATGTAACTAGCTTCAGTGCTTTAGAATGGTGGAAGGTAAATCGTGGAAAATATAGGATATTATCTAGAATGGCAGCTGATGTTCTTGCTATTCCAATCTCAACTGTGGCATCAGAGTCAACTTTTAGTGCTGGTGGAAGGGTAATTGATACATTTCGATCCTCACTAAGTCTGACTACAGTTGAAGCTTTAATTTGTGGAGGAGATTGGCTTCGAGTTTTTTATGGCCTAAGAAACAAGTCTAAGGTTGAAGATAGCTCTGTGGAGATTGCATTACCAATTTAAGGTGTCAAATAAATATTCAAAACTTGATAGTTGATAGGTATAAGATGTAATGTTTTTAGTTTGTTAAATATATGGAtgcattgttttttattttgttatattaaaattatagttttttttatatagaacTATAGATTATGTTCCtgttatttgagccagctcgtgagctcgagccagctcgtgagctttttgtgagctgagcttgagcttaagaaataggctcgattgttaatgagccgAGCTGTGAGCCGAGCTCAATTtttgtgagccgagcttgagctttgTCTGGCTCGGCtcagctcggctcacttccagccctactcatggtggaggagctagaaagaggaggagttgatgcttgatgtggagATTTACACTTAAGGGAGATATTGTTAATGTTGCAATTGTAGGAGTATATGAAGTTAGTCTCacatcaaaggaagcaaggaagagtgaggagtttataaaatgagagacccattaacttgacgccttaaggttttgagttggatgtggtgtcttctcatcttatgtctCTTATTTAGTTCCTCGCCGAAATCACCCCGATGGTCAATAGCTCTTCACGGTCGGCCCAACACGTGGTATCAAAGCCGATGGTTAATCGGTTTAGTGGTTTTAAggggtattcaaggtgaagcatcgaaaaTTTTTCCGGCAAAGGTGGTCTGGGCAGGTAGAAAGAGGGAgagttgatgcttgatgtggagCCTAACACTTGAGGGGAAGATTGTTAATGTTACAAGTGTGAGGAGTgcatgaagttagtcccacatcaaggaaagcaaagaagagtgaggagtttataagatgagagacttaTTAACTTAACACCTTGAAGTTTTGAGCTAGATGTgttgtcttctcatcttatgttatctcacttgattccttTCCGAAATCTCTTCGGTGGTCGAGAACTTCCCACAGTGGCCCCAACACAAAGGCGACAAATTTGAATGAGTAATAGAGAGTAAGAAGAGAAAGATGAAGAGAGAAGGGCACAGCGGCAACAGTGGAGACAGAGAATGTAGCaaagaaaatagggagaaagaaagaaagaataagaaaagggtAGAGCATTTGAGAAAAGAGAATGAAGAAGGCGAAGGAAAAAAATGGAGTTAGGACTAGGGGTAAgactaatcttttaaaaaataatcagggttaaaagagtaaaattttGTGTCTTGTTTATTATTCTCagtatcttattattttttgaaagacaccaaatacatatttttttgaaAGGAGGAGGTGCAACGGATCTAGACCAAGGTGGTTTAGGGCGACAGATCTGAATGAATAATGGAGAGTGGAAAGAGAAAGATGAAGAGAGAAGGGCGCAACAACAACGGCAGAgacaaagaaaataacaaaaaaaaaaaggaaaaatgaaggagagaagaggaagagagtaGAGCATCTGAGAAAagtgaatgaagaagaagaaaaagtggaGTTAATACTAAGGGTAAGActggtattttaaaaaataatcagaaataaaagagtaaaaatttGTGTCTCATTTATTGTTTCTCAATTTGTTATCGTTGTTGAAAGACACCAAATATATGAATTTTATGTATGTTTAAGGGTCactgaatcttttaaaaattagtgtCTCAACAACCAAAcaatgtacatatatatacatgtcTATTTCTTTTATAGACACGGATATAAAACAAATACTTACtaagataataaataaagaaacacgacaaatcaaatacaaaatatgAAGCTTAATTAATCAACCCAAGCAATTACCACTTGTATTTCTCTTGGTTGGTTGGATGGGATTATTAACCTATCAATTTTTGTATAATATGTCTAACACATAGGTATAAACACATAGGTATGTATATTGCTCATATTGGTAATTCTTTATTACTTGCTAAAGATTCTAATCGTTTATTTCGTTTATATTCTTTAATTCACTCACCACAATTAACTAAGAATATGATTAGTGTTGGTAAATTTACTGAGGacaattaggtatttttttaattttatgctcGACATTGCTATGTCAAATGTGAGAACTTTAAGATGATCCTCTTACAAggttttcaaaatcaagggaTTTATCAATTTCATAATGTTACTGTCCCCAAATCTGAAAGCAGTAATCAAAGACCTTTGTTATTTTCTATTGTAATTTTGTTAATCTTTTGCATCTAAGATTAGGTCATGCTGCTCACAAAACTGTGCAGTATATTATCATCAACAACTATAATCTTAACAAAGCTAACAAAACTCACAATTCTGATTTCAATCAAATTATGTGTGAACATTGTACTTGTGCTAAAATACATAAACTTCCCTTTCCCATATCTACTTCTACATTTAATCATCCCTTAGAAATTGTTTATTTAGATATGTGAGGACCATCTCCTTTGATTTTCCATTTAGGCTACAGATACTATGTTATCTTTATAGGTGATTATTCAAAATACACTTGTCTATTTTTGCTATTAAtaaaagtcaaattttcaatggcTTTAAACAATTTAAATCTTTAATGGAGAATTTAACAAACCACAAATCAAATGCTTTCAATATGATAATAGTAAGGAGTTTACATCTAATGCGTATACTAGTTTTCTTGTTGAATCAAGTATTTCTCATAGAATATTTTGCCCTTACATCCCCAATCAAAATGGGACAGCAGAAAGAAAGCATAAACACATCACAGAAATGGGTCTAACTATGCTCTCTATTGCCTCTATGCCTCTATTGTACTGAGATGAGGCCTTTTTAACTGTCACTTATTTGATTAGTCTATTGCCTTCTAGAGTTTTAGAAAATCAGCCCCCAAAAGAAATTATCAATACTAAACCAgattatgaatttttaaaagtcTTTGGAAGTGCTTGTTACACATACTTAAGACCttttaatttagtcaaatttgATTTCAACTCACAACAATGTGTCTTCATGGTTATTCTGCACAGCACAAAGATTATAAATGCCTGACTCCCTCTCACAAGGTGTTATTAGTCGCaatgtttattttttatgaaaccaGTTTTTCTTATAACTCTTTATTTCTATCTTAGACTAATGCTGCACCACCTCTTATATCGAAATTCACTCCCGTTAACACTACCACTAGTTCTTCTAATTGTGCTTTTTCTACTAATGCTATGCCCAGCTTAATTCCCTTTATTGCAGATACTTCTTCTCATAATATCCACCATTCTATTTCCACTTTACCTGTTAGTAGGAAGCAATACACTTTTTATGGCATGGGTGCTATCTTGGATCCAGTTAGTTCTTTACTTATAACCACTTTCAACAAAATCAAAACCTTTAAAGTAATTCATCTCAAACCCAAATTCCCATTTTTGTCATTGAAATACACTTGTCCTCTATCATAAGGAGTACCTCATCCACTAATACCTACCCCATGAGCACCAGATTTAAGACAGGTATCTTAAAGCCTACAGATCACATTGCATTTTCTACTACTATTTAAGATACTGATCTCCAAATACTAAAATTGACTACCATAGTATTACAGAAACCAAAATGGTTAGAAGCAATAAAAGATGAATACAAGGCCTTAATTAGAACTAATACCTAGCCTTTAGTTCCATTCTCACTAAACATTAATATTATCGGTAATAGATGGGTATTTGCTATAAAAAAGAATTCTGATGGTGGTATTCAAAGGTTCAAAGCTAGACTTGTGGTAAAAGGGTTCCATTAGTCACATGGTTTTGATTTTCAAAAGGTATTCAACCCAGTCATAAGACCAACCACTATAAGATTCATTCTAACTATAACTTTGTCTCAAAACTGGATTttaaaacaatttgattttaataatacttttttaaatgGTGATTTGCATCAAGAAATTTACATGCATCAACCTCAAGGCTTTGAACAATGTTCTCCACACCttgtatgcaaataaaataaaaatctctatggtcttaaaCAGACACCTAGAGAATAGTTTATGAAATTCAGCTCAATTCTCCATTCTTCTGGTTTCTATAATACtaagtctgatgagcggataatttatacgctttttggcattgtttttatatagtttttagtaagtttgagctacttttagggatgttttcattagtttttatgttaaattcacatttctggactttactatgagtttgtgtgtttttctgtgatttcaggtaaattctgactgaaattgagggatttgagcaaaactctgaagaaggctgacaaaaggactgctgatgctgttggaatctgacctccctgcactcgaaatagattttctggagctacagaactccaattggcgcgctctcaacggcgttagaaagtaaacatccagggctttccagcaatatataatagtccatactttattcgaagaatgacgacgtaacttggcgttgaacgccaagtacaagctgctgtctggagttaaacgccagaaaaacgtcatgatccggagttgaacgcccaaaacacgtcataactcggagttcaactccaggaaatgcctcagctcgtggattaatcaagc
The sequence above is drawn from the Arachis hypogaea cultivar Tifrunner chromosome 4, arahy.Tifrunner.gnm2.J5K5, whole genome shotgun sequence genome and encodes:
- the LOC112794717 gene encoding zinc finger BED domain-containing protein RICESLEEPER 2-like; this translates as MKISEPGNQLLVSASNENTNNIQNEELLLSIDGISSPEIQVELEAEALDNNEGENQNGEDEEAEDNEDEGVIHNNKRKKTSFVWQHFKEVKLSNGIVKNQCVHCKRKYAVTDSKATSQLNRHLKNNCPGYRKMMLAKQKKLNFPQSNSAEHPNVIGPMLVTPGGKYDHARQREATSHWLMMHEHSFSIVEEFGFLLMMKCNNTSYEKIGRKTLKSDCLKVYEAEKKKLKASLKDVSKISLTTDLWKSQNQKIEYMVITDAIFKCLIEWGIESKIYSISVDNASYNDSCLRTLKDMISRHRKLLCGGKLFHVRCCAHILNLLVQDGLGEIAGTIENIRESVKFINQSEARLRTFSDIVQQLQLPGRKLILDCPTRWNSTYQMISIALHFKEVFPRFQDREPNYRYLPNHEEWEKVEKIAEVLQVINCATNIISGSEYPTANLYLAEVFRIKLILDEAVSSGPFFMKEMAAKMKLKFDKYWSECNLLMAVATVLDPRCKLTGLKMCFQQIYGQEATRNMTLVHQILTEMYQEYVILSNEQEGSTSSSASGESSINSTMQSSNSSQTGWSIMINFVKDEEAVPALKSELETYLDEPKYFQREHDVTSFSALEWWKVNRGKYRILSRMAADVLAIPISTVASESTFSAGGRVIDTFRSSLSLTTVEALICGGDWLRVFYGLRNKSKVEDSSVEIALPI